The genome window CAAGATGAGGGCACGAATGACAAGATGGCAAGTATCACGATCAAGACACCTACGGATCCTAGAAAGGTTTCGAAGATGATATGTCAAGCTACAGCAAAGGTTTGTAATATGACCAGAAAATTACATGGAAGAATCAAATATAATACCTAAATTGCGGATGTTATCAGATGGATTGATTAACATATCACCAACACACAATGACACAGGACCCACAATATGTTTCAGGTGGGACGGAGTGGCTACAAAGAACTCTGTCTTGCTGTCATTGAGTTTAAGCATATTCCTCCTCATCCATTTTCTGAGAGCATCAACACAGCAAGACAGGTTATTTAGAGCAACCACAATGGAAGAAGGGTCCTTGGGgttaaaatttgtacaattgtatgtcatctgcatacatgtgAAAATTCAAATCGAAAGATCTAACTATACGACCAAGTGGTAGAACATACAAAGTAAAGCCAAGTGGTCCTAAAATAGACCCTTGTGGTAAACCAAACTCTAAAGACATAGGGTCTGAAAGCACGCCATTGATTAACACACTGCTTGATCTATTTGAAAGGTATGACCTGACCCACTGAAGAACAGTACCCGTTATACCAAGATCAAATTCAAGCCTGTTAATGAGGATTTCATGGCTGACAGTGTCGAAGGCACTGCTTAAGTCTAGCAACACTAGGAAGACACCTTGGCGTTGAGCAAGATTTTTCATGATGTCATCCTTAACTCTCTCATGAGTGCCGCCTCAGTGCTATGTGCCTTCCTGTACGCCCGATTGAAATTCTTCACCCAGATGATAGTTCTCAATATAGTTGGTTATAGTGGTACAAGCTTGTTTTTCGATCAGTTTGGATACAAAGTAGAGGTTTGATACCGGTCTATagtttttgaaatcattttggtCAAGAGATGGTTTTTTGATGAGTGGGGTAACAATAGAATGTTTTAAACTACTTGGAAAAAATACCTGTCGATAGAGAACCATTGATGATTTGggttatgattggtacaaaagAGTCAATATTTTCATGAAGGAACCATGTAGGCACAGGATCCAGCGAACATGACTTCTTAGCAGCTTTATTTATCATCTGGCGAACGCCCGTCTCACTTAACATATCAAACtcagaaagagaaagagagcTAGGTACAGACCCTTCGAAGTTAGGATCTGTCAGCCCATCTTCAAGCGAGAGATAAATAGCTTTGATCTTATCATTGAAGTAAGTTGCAAAGTCATTGCTGAGATCCTTTGCCGAATCATGGACTGGAAGCTGTTTTGTAGTTTTATTTAGTAAACCATCAACCTTCTTGAAAATAGCTTTGCAGTCCGCATTCTGAAATTCATGCTTATAGTACACCTGCTTAGAATGTTCAATCAGCAAGTTTGTGGCATTCCGCTGCTCAACATAAGCTTGACGATCTGTTTCAAGCTGCGACTTTCGCCATCGACGCTCTAGTTTTCGACGCAAACGACGAGCATGATGTATCTCATCATTGTACCATGGTTGTCTACGTCGACAGCTGCGTGAGGAAGTTTTGACTGGAGCATGCTTGTCCAATGTCAATGTGACAGCAGTCTCATAGTGAGAAACCAGATCATCGACATGATGGTAATGAGTCGGTAATACAAACTCTTTCTCAAGATCTGCTTGGAAAATCTCTCTATTAACTGAATTTAAAAGTCGCGAAGAAACCTGGATCTTGGACGGTTTACATTTCTGTTGATTTACATTGAACAGAACAACATGATGGTCTGAACCGTCTTTATGTGTGGGACCAACAACGTGTTGGTGTAAACCAGCACTGTCCAGTGTTGTGAGAAAGTGCGATACTCCATATTTGGAAGGAGTGTTAACATGCAGATTAAAACCACCAAGTATGATGATTTTACTAGTCATGGTGTTTATGCATTCGATAAAGTTATCAAACTCAATGAGGAATTGCGAAGTTTTCAGACCATTAACAGACGAGGGGTAAGGTCTATAAACAAGAAAGTAAAATACGTCTTTGTCAATGGTGGTGAAACAAGCGACGTtgacacagtatttattttgggacctgagagcacatcagacacatcaaattgcattcttaatatgaagaatgtccttctgatatcaaataattttgattttttgaaatttgcaatataatacaaattttatggcaaattattaaaaattgatcgaAAATTAAATTCCTTTTGCAGACAGGTAACACACATGATTAGGAAAAATTCCAACCGGGTTTGCTAAAAATCACCACTGCCGGCagtaaatatgaatatttttttccgaggAGCTTACAATTTGTATGCCTTTTGGGAAACtttatttatatcttcaatacggaaggtcaaaattttcatataattgtcgcatttttgtctatatttcatacactttaagtacatagcattagatttGTGAAGACTTACctagttttggtgaaaatatgcattttttgACATGACACTCGGGGCCGAATACAGCGAGAATATGATTTGTAAATATAACAGCTGAATGCTGAGACGTTTTGCTCCCCGTCACTTTCACTCCCAATCATTTACGCATCCTGTCACACCCATGTCacacccggcgctttcgcgtattAGTCATAACTCATTACGGCAGCAAACACCACTGGGAGTGGAATGCACAGCACGGGGCCAAAAATATCTCATAGCTGCTGCTTGTGTTTGTTTTGCTGTGCACATTTGTCTTTAAGAAATTGgctaattattgtttttgttttctttaggcctacaaaaatattggtaaaagatGGGATGTTAAAAGAATTTTGTAaactataaataggcctatgcctatacgtGATAACAATTTAATTAAATGTGTGACAATATTTCTGTAACAGAGTATCTTCTCTGATATAATACTCGTAATTATGTTTAGGACTATCAATAACATTGTAAATAAGAAATCAGATTCAGAACTCATAATTGCCCCAGGCCCCACAGCTAAAAGGCACCAAGCCGTGCAAAAAAGAAATAACACTTATCATAGTTGGCTCAGTGATGCATGGTCTCCCGTAGAACACTATaggcccccgggggggggggtctcaagtttggttttggtagggacgtgccgctgagaatttgaaagtggacccataaaatttttcaagaaaatgatataccaaatatgtcaaaattttcggccgaatttaacccaaattgtcttagtttttacaaattttcccaaaattaaggaaaattttggctagattacggaaaaattgagaaaattttgaaaaaaggacccattcatataccaaaatagggggtcattgatataccaagaggctgaaaatgctacccatatttgcgcaTCGTCCcattatggtcatttgtactgaataCCCCGGGTATAGGCCCCAGACTAAAATTGTGTTGAAAGTAATATAGGCATACTATTTTGCACTTTCACTCTATACCTAGGCAGTGAACACTCTTTCAAGTGCACATTTTGCTATATGGATATTAGGCTATGGGACTGTAGAATTAGTAGGAGCCTATATTGAactaatttaaaatatatttccgGGGAAACAgccctaatttataatttaaaatcttcattcatgaaaacatacctgcaatttgaaattaagtgcagaaagattttaacataaataaatataattataatgctaTGGAACTAAAACAGATTTAATTTCCACATTATTATTTAGAATTAGAAACGAATCAAACGATATCAATAACGCTTTAATTTCAGACATATGAATTATATTTCATGAAAATGCAATGTGACATCAATGGTCTATGTAACGTGTATGTATTAAATAAACTGAAGTTATGTGCATTgtatcattaggcctatatccaaAATTATCCACAGACCGCAGTTAGTCCGTACACATCGTGCATTAGGCCTAGTATGAATATCAATTTTCTTCAGTCGAAGCACATTTCCGGAgcacattatacatgtaggcctaccggacATATAATCAAACCGGAGAGCACCATCAGCATAATAGGTCTGCCACTTGTTTATTAGTTCACACCTGGGCGGGCTTCAAGCAATCGATCATGCCGCTACCCGCACTCCCGCAGTATAAAAAGGGGTGAAAAGTGCACAGGaatgtgtaattgaatgggagtgAAATTGGGAAGGTGCGCATAGATGCGAAGGTCCGCATAGACTGCACGGTGTAACTACGAGTTACCAAAAATAGAGCGTACAGTGCAAAGTGAGTTCACGGGGTCACATCGAaaaacttggatttatttatttattttatactttgaaaCACTATATGCACTTTATATTATTTACTGATATAACACGGTACTTCTATTTTATTTGGCATCGTAAATTGCTGGATTTTCGATCAAACAGTATTGATCACTTTTGCTAAGATTATTGTATAATTAAATCACTCTCAAGTCAGCATGTCGGTGTGTAGTGTAATGGTTTGATCGCTTGCACATCGAGGCAAGAGTCACGGGTTCCATTCCCACCTGCGCCTTattgaaaatattaaataattaaataattcatTGTTTTACAGTTACGAAAAGGAAAAATTATATTGTAAATCAAGATGTGTGATTATTTATTAGCCTATTTTGCACTGGCACTTTTAGTTCATACTCTTCtgtggctattccgtttaaagacaaccctccctctggaatctacCGGCAGATGGGTACATTCTACTGCCCTTATAAGGGGACATAAAATCTAACATTTTGAAGAAATCTATTTGAATGGAAATGATATTGCATAAAGTGCAAATGCAGAAaagatttttcaaaatgtcagtGAAATTAACCCATATTGCCCTGTGCATGTGTTTGGACCAAAATCtggtaaaattgcaaataatTGTGCTCTTTGCACCCACTGGCCCgttacatagcaaaattcaccttcattttgggctataaTTGTCTGAAATTGGGTTATTTTCGTGTGCAAATGTCCTGACTGGAATAATATGATCATCtacctctaaattgtaatgcttctgCTGCCACTGTCAATCTTATTGTACTAGTCCCCTATTTGTAAACCACAACTGGGCCACTTGAGTGTACAAgccttcctcacagtgagtttggggcctccaaattttggcctggcccatggccccaaaaaggtaaatccaacCCTGACCCCTCTGCACCAAAACGCGTATCACTATATCTTACCAGTTCGGAGAAATTGCACTCACAATCTGGGACGGACAGAATGACAGACAACCGGAAAACATAATACCTCGAGCATAAAGAATCCTGGTGCATATCATTTTGGTCCTGTGTTACTGTGATAATTATGTGGGAAGCAtgacattttttttcaattgtacaAATTATATTAGCCCAAAATTATgctgaaattttgtgtttaccaggctgattttcaatacactatttttgcccaaaataaatgtacaattttgtgttttctgggcaagttttcaattttacatttatGAGGGTTTCACCCCTTAATCCCCCTACCCCTAAAAGACCACTGCTGACTGCACACATAAAGCAAACAAGCACACATTGTCTAAATCTTCTACACTCTGTTTTCCACTGGTAAGCATGCTCATtggatatttggcaaaatatttttcacaaaaagcaggAAATTTTCAAACCACACattcccaaaattaaaaaaaaaatgtttttcatttacCAAACACATGCataaatcatgaaatcttcattaTTTCGTTTTaatgcaggggctattttaatgtgtctcactgtcacgttcgtgcaatgagataaaagtgttgatgaagtagagtgcgtttcaaaaataaaaaaattgacatttttacctgaatgtgaccgtaagaaaggctctaccattgtctactattaaagcatatctacacggagtgttaattgtcactgtacgaatattttatctcggcacgtacgtgacagtgaggcacgttaaaatagcccctgttttAATGAGCCGCTTGAAGTGCATCAGCATATTACCAATCTGGTGTGAGCCAGTCAGCCAGGATTTTTCAGATGAAGggccaagggggaggggcaaggTAACTTTTAAAGTACCAACAATTGAGAAAATGTGACAGAATAGGTTAAAAAGTGTGCTGTAAAATATCCCAGGGGGTCAAGACAGGTGGGAGAAGCTTCCCCTGGCTACTCCACTGTGTTAGCCAAAGAAGCAATAaacataattaggcctaaaaaaccccaattgtttgattggcgtaacttgACCGattaaaattaggcccgaccctagattttttttttttttttttttttttgcaaaaaataaatgaataaataaataaatgaaaaattgaattaaaaaaatgaaagaagaaaaagttccaaggcctttatcaaacgcaatttacagctttaaaagtttaaaaaatctgacCTACCTACATGTACCCGAATTTTTGTTTATGtcatgccaatcaaacaattttttaggccttattgtgCATAACATTTTTCAGTCATGGTCGCAGCATATATGTGACTGTACATGACGattgagccgtaaatgtcctaaattgtattctgagttacagtgtaaaatgtgcatgaaggtcgtatatataggtacctcaagttggtgtgaCAAGTATCTGATTTTAATAGTGTTAGTCAAAcaaattttaaaccaatcaataatcctattgctgaagaggatagtaagcttctacctatttctatagaattttcaaatagctctggtctttgtttgctttgcttAAATcctgcaatgtggaaaaagagacacatgtagaaacgaaaaaagctaccattttgttgaaggagcaaagttcaacaaaccataaccccgcttctggatattgtttgaagtcaaatgatattccAATTTGAAGCTTATAAAGTTATGATatattctaaacatgaaataaaacaaaattgaccggggaggaatttacggctcattcgtcgtgtacagtcacatatctgtctctgaaaaggtaggcctattattagaaATATCATTCCTTATCATTCCCATTTTAGCAAAACAGGTATTGTTgaacggtggtttgaaaaagtgaagagcaaaaaaaaaaaagggttataggcgatagcgccctaaaagcaacacattttgttttctcaccactaatcgtatggtattgtatatcgtatggattccccattccccatctcttttcccctcctatccctctctcctcccttttttctcctttttcctcttttttccttgcgctagggggcgggggcccaaatagggtttgccaggggggcaattgTTACCCACCCCCTCCCCCCGCGTGTATTTTCTGGCTTTTCCTGCAAATGGTTACTTCAGGCCACTGACATCCGTGCACACATGAGGACTGGtgtattttgtaatgtcagatagGACCTGTCATGGTCCCCTacacactgaacaagtgctaaccTGATCAGGAATCATGGCAAGGGGctggcccatagccaggatttattttggagtACTGGGCAACGAAAATGTGGacatttttgggggaaaaaagtcCACATGCATCGAAAAAGTTTTTCttgtgttttcttttttaaagtAGATCCACTGtgattttttcttttcaaattatgaACTTTTGGAAACATTTGAACAACAAACGATGGGGACCTTTTGGTAGGGGCCTATTGTACCCACCTCCTGGGCCTGGGGCTGACCTATTGCCTggagttttaaacaaaagtataTGAGATATTTAAAGTAGGATGGTCCCATTTTATCACATGGTGTGTTGCCACCTATAGTTTGTGATGGTATTGCAATCATTTAATTATGATCCTGGGGATATGATACATGTGATTTTCAAGGCTCCAGAATTGCATGTTAAAATAATTTTAGACAGTAATGTTTTTGCTTACAAAATGCAAATGAggcatttttttctttactattcTACGGTACTGACTGATGCATTATTGAAGAAAAAGTGGATCTAGTGTGAGATGGAGTGAGCAGAGCATCAACTTTTGTGGCAGTTCATGTACTTACCATCAGCTTCGGTGACATCTTCTCCCACCAATGTGGTTCTATATTCACGGGACACACTTCTCAAAATTTCCAAACTCTCTGGTCTCTGGGTGCGATCTTGATGCCAGCATCTCTCTATCAACTCTCTCAAGAATTGGGGGCAATCATCTGGAATCGTGGGACGAAGGCCGTTCACACTAACTTGGAAGATCACAGTCTCAGCTTGCATGCCTTTGTATGGTATTTCACATGATACCATTTCCCAAACAATGACTCCAAAAGCAAATATATCAGCTTTTGGTGACAGTTGCAAATCGGTAAACCTCTCTGGCGCCATCCATCTTGCACTTCCTTTTGTGCTTTCTGTCGTCTTTGTACTAGTAAGTTCTTTTGCGATACCGAAGTCACAAATCTTTAAGACATCATCAGCTGTTAAAATGCAATTGTGCGATTTCAAATCGTGATGGGCCACATGATGTTTCTTAAGGTAGTTAACTCCGCGAGCTAAGTGAAAGATCCATCG of Amphiura filiformis chromosome 14, Afil_fr2py, whole genome shotgun sequence contains these proteins:
- the LOC140169297 gene encoding mitogen-activated protein kinase kinase kinase 20-like, whose translation is MGANLTYHERLGSGASGEVFRVTWKSKEFGTIEAAAKKIRFDGQLTAQQKSEIEFLKRLDHKNIVKYYDTILETEHVVIVTEFAAKGSLYDYLKDKDKLPEHLLHRWIFHLARGVNYLKKHHVAHHDLKSHNCILTADDVLKICDFGIAKELTSTKTTESTKGSARWMAPERFTDLQLSPKADIFAFGVIVWEMVSCEIPYKGMQAETVIFQVSVNGLRPTIPDDCPQFLRELIERCWHQDRTQRPESLEILRSVSREYRTTLVGEDVTEADGKYMNCHKS